From Callithrix jacchus isolate 240 chromosome 3, calJac240_pri, whole genome shotgun sequence, a single genomic window includes:
- the ADH7 gene encoding all-trans-retinol dehydrogenase [NAD(+)] ADH7 isoform X2 encodes MGTAGKVIKCKAAVLWDQKKPFSIEEIEVAPPKTKEVRIKILATGICRTDDHVIKGTMVSKFPVIVGHEATGIVESIGEGVTTVKPGDKVIPLFLPQCRECNACRNPDGNLCIRSDITGRGVLADGTTRFTCKGKPVYHFMNTSTFTEYTVVDESSVAKIDDTAPPEKVCLIGCGFSTGYGAAVKTGKVKPGSTCVVFGLGGVGLSVIMGCKSAGASRIIGIDLNKDKFEKAMAVGATECISPKDSTKPISEVLSEMTDNNVGYTFEVIGRLDTMIDALASCHMNYGTSVVVGAPPSAKMLTYDPMLLITGRTWKGCVFGGLKSRDDVPKLVTEFLAKKFDLDQLITHVLPFKQINEGFELLNSGQSSLI; translated from the exons ATGGGCACTGCTGGAAAA GTTATTAAATGCAAGGCAGCTGTGCTTTGGGATCAGAAGAAACCCTTCTCCATTGAGGAAATAGAAGTTGCTCCACCGAAGACTAAAGAAGTTCGCATTAAG ATTTTGGCCACAGGAATCTGTCGCACAGATGACCATGTGATAAAAGGAACAATGGTGTCTAAGTTTCCAGTGATTGTGGGACATGAGGCAACTGGGATTGTAGAGAGCATTGGAGAAGGAGTGACTACAGTGAAACCAG GTGACAAAGTCATCCCTCTCTTTCTGCCACAGTGTAGAGAATGCAATGCTTGCCGCAACCCAGATGGCAACCTTTGCATTAGGAGCGA CATTACTGGTCGTGGAGTACTGGCTGATGGCACCACCAGATTTACATGTAAGGGCAAACCAGTCTATCACTTCATGAATACCAGTACATTTACTGAGTACACAGTGGTAGATGAATCTTCAGTGGCTAAGATTGATGACACAGCTCCACCTGAGAAAGTCTGTTtaattggctgtgggttttccaCTGGATATGGGGCTGCTGTTAAAACCGGCAAG GTCAAACCTGGTTCCACTTGTGTCGTCTTTGGCCTGGGAGGAGTTGGCCTGTCAGTCATTATGGGCTGTAAGTCAGCTGGTGCATCTAGGATCATTGGGATTGACCTCAACAAAGACAAATTTGAGAAGGCCATGGCTGTGGGAGCTACTGAGTGTATCAGCCCCAAGGACTCTACCAAGCCCATCAGTGAGGTGCTATCAGAAATGACAGACAACAATGTGGGGTACACCTTTGAAGTTATTGGGCGTCTTGACACCATG ATTGATGCCCTGGCATCCTGCCATATGAATTATGGAACCAGCGTGGTAGTAGGAGCTCCTCCATCAGCCAAGATGCTCACCTATGACCCGATGCTGCTCATCACTGGACGTACATGGAAGGGATGTGTCTTTGGAG GTTTGAAAAGCAGAGATGATGTCCCCAAATTAGTGACTGAGTTCCTGGCAAAGAAATTTGACCTGGACCAGTTGATAACTCATGTTTTACCATTTAAACAAATCAATGAAGGATTTGAGCTGCTCAATTCAGGGCAAAG TTCCCTCATCTGA
- the ADH7 gene encoding all-trans-retinol dehydrogenase [NAD(+)] ADH7 isoform X1 — protein sequence MGTAGKVIKCKAAVLWDQKKPFSIEEIEVAPPKTKEVRIKILATGICRTDDHVIKGTMVSKFPVIVGHEATGIVESIGEGVTTVKPGDKVIPLFLPQCRECNACRNPDGNLCIRSDITGRGVLADGTTRFTCKGKPVYHFMNTSTFTEYTVVDESSVAKIDDTAPPEKVCLIGCGFSTGYGAAVKTGKVKPGSTCVVFGLGGVGLSVIMGCKSAGASRIIGIDLNKDKFEKAMAVGATECISPKDSTKPISEVLSEMTDNNVGYTFEVIGRLDTMIDALASCHMNYGTSVVVGAPPSAKMLTYDPMLLITGRTWKGCVFGGLKSRDDVPKLVTEFLAKKFDLDQLITHVLPFKQINEGFELLNSGQSIRTVLTF from the exons ATGGGCACTGCTGGAAAA GTTATTAAATGCAAGGCAGCTGTGCTTTGGGATCAGAAGAAACCCTTCTCCATTGAGGAAATAGAAGTTGCTCCACCGAAGACTAAAGAAGTTCGCATTAAG ATTTTGGCCACAGGAATCTGTCGCACAGATGACCATGTGATAAAAGGAACAATGGTGTCTAAGTTTCCAGTGATTGTGGGACATGAGGCAACTGGGATTGTAGAGAGCATTGGAGAAGGAGTGACTACAGTGAAACCAG GTGACAAAGTCATCCCTCTCTTTCTGCCACAGTGTAGAGAATGCAATGCTTGCCGCAACCCAGATGGCAACCTTTGCATTAGGAGCGA CATTACTGGTCGTGGAGTACTGGCTGATGGCACCACCAGATTTACATGTAAGGGCAAACCAGTCTATCACTTCATGAATACCAGTACATTTACTGAGTACACAGTGGTAGATGAATCTTCAGTGGCTAAGATTGATGACACAGCTCCACCTGAGAAAGTCTGTTtaattggctgtgggttttccaCTGGATATGGGGCTGCTGTTAAAACCGGCAAG GTCAAACCTGGTTCCACTTGTGTCGTCTTTGGCCTGGGAGGAGTTGGCCTGTCAGTCATTATGGGCTGTAAGTCAGCTGGTGCATCTAGGATCATTGGGATTGACCTCAACAAAGACAAATTTGAGAAGGCCATGGCTGTGGGAGCTACTGAGTGTATCAGCCCCAAGGACTCTACCAAGCCCATCAGTGAGGTGCTATCAGAAATGACAGACAACAATGTGGGGTACACCTTTGAAGTTATTGGGCGTCTTGACACCATG ATTGATGCCCTGGCATCCTGCCATATGAATTATGGAACCAGCGTGGTAGTAGGAGCTCCTCCATCAGCCAAGATGCTCACCTATGACCCGATGCTGCTCATCACTGGACGTACATGGAAGGGATGTGTCTTTGGAG GTTTGAAAAGCAGAGATGATGTCCCCAAATTAGTGACTGAGTTCCTGGCAAAGAAATTTGACCTGGACCAGTTGATAACTCATGTTTTACCATTTAAACAAATCAATGAAGGATTTGAGCTGCTCAATTCAGGGCAAAG CATTAGAACTGTCCTGACGTTTTGA